A stretch of Allostreptomyces psammosilenae DNA encodes these proteins:
- a CDS encoding TetR/AcrR family transcriptional regulator produces MGRPRGFDEAEVVRSAAELFAVRAYDGISIDDLVAHLGVHRNSLYKTFGSKRGLYLAALRRSLEHDFAPLVDRVAQAAGPAEGIREALAESATTGLDLLLLAAVERAPVDPEVAELVAGAFSALDRAIGAPPPPDDADGGTDAAASAAALTALLLGLRVRARSTAATVDAARVGAVLARRLGRP; encoded by the coding sequence ATGGGACGACCCAGAGGCTTTGACGAGGCGGAAGTGGTCCGGTCGGCGGCGGAGCTGTTCGCCGTCCGTGCCTACGACGGCATCTCCATCGACGACCTGGTCGCTCACCTCGGTGTGCACCGGAACAGCCTGTACAAGACGTTCGGGAGCAAGCGCGGGCTCTATCTCGCCGCCCTGCGCCGGTCGCTGGAGCACGACTTCGCGCCCCTGGTGGACCGTGTCGCCCAGGCGGCCGGGCCGGCCGAGGGGATCCGCGAAGCCCTGGCCGAATCCGCCACCACGGGCCTCGACCTGCTCCTGCTGGCCGCCGTCGAACGCGCTCCCGTGGACCCCGAGGTGGCCGAGCTGGTCGCCGGGGCGTTCTCCGCGCTCGACCGGGCGATCGGCGCCCCACCCCCACCCGACGACGCCGACGGCGGAACCGATGCCGCCGCCTCGGCCGCGGCGCTCACCGCGCTCCTCCTCGGCCTGCGGGTCCGGGCGAGGTCCACAGCCGCGACCGTGGACGCCGCCCGAGTCGGCGCCGTACTGGCGCGGCGGCTCGGCCGCCCCTGA
- a CDS encoding maleylpyruvate isomerase family mycothiol-dependent enzyme codes for METAAADVRAAIAAERRELADVLDGLTERQWDASSLCGGWRVREVAAHMSMGFRYSLGQTAWELARAGGHLHRMTDRLAHRDAAALAPRELAAALRENAHHPWKPPVGGLPAALGHDVIHGLDITVALGLGRRVPEERLRIVLGTVGPRTLRFFGARLDGVELRATDLEWSYGAGTAVARPAQELLLLAYGRRLPSGG; via the coding sequence ATGGAGACTGCAGCGGCGGACGTGCGTGCCGCGATAGCGGCCGAACGGCGCGAGCTCGCCGACGTCCTGGACGGACTGACGGAGCGTCAGTGGGACGCGTCGAGCCTGTGCGGCGGGTGGCGTGTGCGGGAGGTCGCCGCGCACATGAGCATGGGGTTCCGGTACTCCCTCGGCCAAACGGCGTGGGAACTCGCCCGGGCGGGCGGCCACCTGCACAGGATGACCGACCGCCTCGCCCACCGCGACGCCGCCGCCCTCGCCCCCCGGGAACTCGCCGCGGCGCTGCGGGAGAACGCCCACCACCCGTGGAAACCCCCGGTGGGCGGCCTGCCGGCGGCGCTCGGGCACGATGTGATCCACGGCCTGGACATCACCGTGGCCCTCGGCCTGGGGCGGCGGGTCCCCGAGGAGCGGCTGCGGATCGTGCTCGGGACGGTCGGACCGCGTACGCTCCGCTTCTTCGGGGCCCGCCTCGACGGCGTCGAGTTGCGGGCCACCGATCTGGAGTGGTCGTACGGCGCGGGCACGGCCGTGGCGCGTCCCGCTCAGGAACTCCTGCTGCTCGCCTACGGCCGCCGGCTCCCGTCCGGCGGCTAG
- a CDS encoding LysR family transcriptional regulator, with the protein MELRQLQYLLAVVEEANFTRAAARLHLAQPGISAQIRQLERELGQPLLDRSGRTVTTTAVGEAVLPYARAALAAVEGLRQTVDEFTGLFRGQVTIGLVSGAATDEFDVAAVLADFHDEHPRVEISLTEDTSARMLTALRRGELDLAVVGLTGEDPPPGVGVQVIVDAPLVAAMAPGHPLLPPVGHTSLPLAALAGHPLISLPRGTGLRGVLEQGCTQAGFAPRIAFEGAAPNLLARLAARGLGVAILPELPPEAAAELGLRTVPLTAPRLRGRIALAWPTDGPAAPAAKALLARMRKAFPPAHPPEPRRPHPGADLRAGGHRDPVVDRPA; encoded by the coding sequence ATGGAGCTCCGCCAGCTGCAGTACCTCCTCGCCGTCGTCGAGGAGGCCAACTTCACCCGCGCCGCCGCCCGCCTCCACCTGGCACAGCCGGGGATCAGCGCCCAGATCAGGCAGCTGGAGCGGGAGCTCGGGCAGCCCCTGCTGGACCGCTCCGGTCGGACGGTGACCACGACGGCGGTCGGCGAGGCGGTGCTTCCCTACGCGCGGGCGGCGCTGGCCGCCGTCGAAGGGCTGCGGCAGACGGTGGACGAGTTCACCGGCCTGTTCCGCGGCCAGGTCACCATCGGTCTGGTCTCCGGTGCCGCGACCGACGAGTTCGACGTGGCCGCCGTACTGGCCGACTTCCACGACGAACACCCGCGGGTCGAGATCTCGCTCACCGAGGACACCTCGGCGCGGATGCTCACCGCCCTGCGCCGCGGTGAGCTCGACCTGGCCGTCGTCGGCCTCACCGGCGAGGACCCGCCGCCCGGCGTCGGCGTCCAGGTCATCGTCGACGCGCCGCTGGTCGCCGCCATGGCCCCGGGCCACCCGCTGCTCCCACCGGTCGGCCACACCTCCCTCCCGCTGGCTGCGCTCGCCGGCCATCCGCTGATCAGCCTGCCGCGCGGCACCGGGCTGCGCGGCGTACTCGAGCAGGGCTGCACCCAGGCGGGCTTCGCCCCACGCATCGCCTTCGAGGGTGCCGCTCCGAACCTGCTGGCGCGCCTCGCCGCCCGCGGGCTCGGGGTGGCCATCCTCCCGGAGCTCCCACCGGAGGCGGCGGCCGAACTGGGCCTGCGGACCGTCCCCCTCACCGCTCCCCGCCTCCGCGGCCGGATCGCCCTCGCCTGGCCGACGGACGGTCCGGCCGCCCCGGCGGCCAAGGCCCTCCTCGCCCGCATGCGGAAGGCGTTTCCCCCGGCGCACCCTCCCGAGCCGCGGCGACCGCACCCCGGCGCCGATCTCCGCGCCGGCGGTCACCGCGACCCGGTGGTGGACCGTCCCGCCTGA
- a CDS encoding SDR family oxidoreductase translates to MNEHTTTHRQVALITGANKGIGRATAEQLAALGMTVLVGARNPQRGEQAAEAVRSAGGDAHAVTLDVTDRGAAEEAARWVEERFGHLDVLVNNAGISGSGQVAPEDALDRVPSTVDLDLVRAVFETNVFGVIAVTNAMLPLLRRSPAARIVNVSSSAASLTVNSDPDGPLAGFTSAAYTPSKTALNAVTVQYANELRKDGILVNAADPGYVDTDINGHRGFLTPAQGAAVVVRLATLGADGPTAGFFGEAGPLPW, encoded by the coding sequence ATGAACGAGCACACCACCACCCACCGGCAGGTGGCGTTGATCACCGGGGCGAACAAGGGCATCGGCCGCGCGACGGCCGAGCAGCTCGCCGCGCTGGGCATGACGGTCCTGGTCGGCGCCAGGAACCCGCAGCGCGGTGAACAGGCCGCCGAGGCGGTGCGTTCGGCGGGCGGGGACGCGCACGCGGTCACCCTGGACGTCACGGACCGGGGCGCCGCCGAGGAGGCGGCGCGGTGGGTCGAGGAACGCTTCGGCCACCTCGACGTGCTGGTCAACAACGCCGGCATCAGCGGATCCGGGCAGGTCGCGCCCGAGGACGCCCTCGACCGAGTCCCGAGCACCGTCGACCTGGACCTGGTCCGGGCGGTGTTCGAGACCAACGTCTTCGGGGTGATCGCGGTGACCAACGCCATGCTCCCGCTGCTGCGGCGGTCACCCGCGGCACGCATCGTCAACGTCAGCAGCTCGGCCGCGTCGCTGACCGTCAACAGCGACCCGGACGGCCCGCTGGCCGGGTTCACCTCGGCCGCGTACACGCCCTCCAAGACCGCGCTGAACGCGGTGACCGTGCAGTACGCCAACGAGCTGCGCAAGGACGGCATCCTCGTCAACGCCGCCGACCCGGGCTACGTCGACACGGACATCAACGGCCACCGCGGGTTCCTCACCCCCGCGCAGGGCGCCGCCGTCGTGGTGCGCCTGGCCACGCTCGGCGCGGACGGACCGACCGCCGGGTTCTTCGGCGAGGCCGGCCCCCTGCCCTGGTAG
- a CDS encoding NAD(P)-dependent alcohol dehydrogenase produces the protein MKAIVQEVFGPPDILRLADVEPPEIGADQVRVRVRAAALNPYDWHMMRGDPYVARLMGGVGLTRPKSRVAGIDAAGVVAAVGSQVSGLEPGDEVLGFCPGAFAEYARTTPDLLVPKPANLTFEQAAAVPMGAVTALRGIRSVGRARAGQRVLVNGAAGGVGTFAVQIAAALDAEVTGVCGTRNVELVRSLGATRVVDYTREDFTDGRVRHDLILDNVGNRPLRRLRRALTPTGTLVANGGGSPGHVFGAVGSMLRLAAANAFVRQQLRVILPAAPAGPTQGDLLAVAALIEAGTLAPVVDRTYPLADVAEGVRHLEQGHARGKVVVVMP, from the coding sequence ATGAAGGCGATCGTCCAGGAGGTGTTCGGCCCGCCGGACATCCTGCGACTGGCGGACGTCGAGCCGCCCGAGATCGGGGCCGACCAGGTGCGGGTGCGGGTGCGCGCCGCCGCGCTCAACCCCTACGACTGGCACATGATGCGCGGCGACCCGTACGTGGCGCGGCTGATGGGAGGCGTGGGGTTGACCCGGCCGAAGTCCCGGGTGGCCGGGATCGACGCCGCCGGAGTCGTGGCGGCGGTCGGCTCGCAGGTGAGCGGGCTCGAGCCCGGCGACGAGGTGCTGGGCTTCTGCCCGGGCGCCTTCGCCGAGTACGCGCGCACCACCCCGGACCTGCTGGTGCCCAAGCCCGCGAACCTGACGTTCGAGCAGGCCGCGGCCGTGCCGATGGGGGCGGTGACCGCCCTGCGCGGCATCCGGAGCGTGGGCCGGGCACGGGCCGGGCAGCGGGTCCTGGTCAACGGGGCCGCCGGCGGCGTGGGCACGTTCGCCGTGCAGATCGCCGCGGCCCTGGACGCGGAGGTCACCGGGGTGTGCGGCACCCGCAACGTCGAGCTGGTGCGCTCACTGGGCGCCACCCGGGTCGTCGACTACACCCGCGAGGACTTCACCGACGGGCGCGTGCGCCACGACCTGATCCTGGACAACGTCGGCAACCGCCCGCTGCGCCGACTGCGCCGGGCGCTCACCCCGACGGGGACCCTGGTGGCCAACGGCGGCGGCTCGCCCGGCCACGTCTTCGGAGCGGTGGGATCCATGCTGCGACTGGCCGCGGCCAACGCGTTCGTCCGGCAGCAGCTCCGGGTGATCCTCCCGGCGGCGCCGGCCGGGCCGACCCAGGGGGACCTGCTCGCCGTCGCCGCGCTCATCGAGGCCGGCACGCTCGCCCCGGTGGTCGACCGGACCTACCCCCTGGCCGACGTGGCCGAGGGCGTCCGCCACCTGGAGCAGGGCCACGCCCGCGGCAAGGTCGTGGTGGTCATGCCGTGA
- a CDS encoding TetR/AcrR family transcriptional regulator — protein MVEIAGQANTSTRPRAPLSRERVLATAVALADEGGVDALSMRRIAQALGVVPMALYKHVSNKNELLDGMIDALVGEIDPPATDTDWKTAIRRRVLSARRMLLRHPWAPGVIESRIKARATPTPAVLEYLDSMVGIFRAGGFPVDLVHHAMHVMGSRLLGFSQELFEDSPGGEPDPDALPPEEMAARYPHLTELAMAVAHDPDSVVGSGCDDQFEFEFALDLTLDGLERLRGAV, from the coding sequence ATGGTGGAGATCGCCGGGCAGGCAAACACCTCGACGCGGCCCCGCGCGCCGTTGAGCAGGGAACGGGTTCTGGCCACCGCCGTGGCCCTCGCCGACGAGGGCGGGGTCGACGCGCTCAGCATGCGGAGGATCGCGCAGGCGCTCGGTGTCGTGCCCATGGCGCTGTACAAGCACGTGAGCAACAAGAACGAGCTGCTCGACGGCATGATCGACGCCCTGGTGGGGGAGATCGACCCGCCGGCCACCGACACCGACTGGAAGACCGCCATCCGTCGACGGGTGCTGTCGGCCCGCCGGATGCTGCTGCGCCACCCCTGGGCGCCCGGGGTCATCGAGTCGCGGATCAAGGCGCGGGCCACCCCGACCCCCGCGGTGCTGGAGTACCTGGACTCGATGGTCGGGATCTTCCGGGCCGGGGGGTTCCCGGTCGACCTCGTCCATCACGCCATGCACGTCATGGGCAGCCGGCTGCTGGGCTTCTCCCAGGAGCTGTTCGAGGACAGTCCCGGCGGCGAGCCGGATCCGGACGCGCTGCCGCCGGAGGAGATGGCCGCGCGCTACCCCCATCTCACCGAACTGGCCATGGCGGTCGCCCACGATCCGGACTCCGTCGTGGGCTCGGGCTGTGACGACCAGTTCGAGTTCGAGTTCGCGCTGGACCTGACGCTGGACGGCCTCGAACGGCTCCGGGGCGCGGTCTGA
- a CDS encoding glycosyltransferase family 4 protein produces the protein MTRSLFVSDILPRRPAGGAVQRMDVVTGALAELGPVDALFLAPPGSGPPPEETARFARTGVVTVPPYTGARAFWEIAARGPSAAYAGHQRRALAPALPEWATSTDYALVWFNRERAWLPLRGRFAGRTVVDVDDFEDVLIRRWRRLGRGVWGVPLTPWQRVQARRSIAWWGRVHRRVAREVDVAVVACAADAARLDAGRTVVVPNTYPARPPVPRSAGCGATILFQGSFDWAPNAHAARWLTGEILPRIRARVPDARVVLAGRSTPEVDALAGPHVTVTGAVPSMTPYLRAADLVVVPLRVGSGTRIKILEAFAHGVPVVSTTIGAEGLDVVAGEHLAVADTADGLARHCVDLLTDRSRRDAMAAAASRLHLDRYLPEHAAALVRRAAERAAAGQGLRANHRPAPRTP, from the coding sequence ATGACGCGTTCGCTGTTCGTCAGTGACATCCTGCCCCGCCGCCCCGCCGGGGGCGCGGTGCAGCGGATGGACGTGGTCACCGGGGCGCTGGCCGAACTGGGCCCGGTGGACGCGCTCTTCCTCGCGCCGCCCGGCTCCGGGCCCCCGCCGGAGGAGACCGCCCGCTTCGCCCGCACCGGGGTCGTCACCGTGCCGCCGTACACGGGGGCCCGCGCCTTCTGGGAGATCGCCGCGCGCGGGCCGTCCGCCGCCTACGCCGGTCACCAGCGGCGCGCGCTCGCCCCCGCCCTGCCCGAGTGGGCGACCAGCACCGACTACGCCCTGGTGTGGTTCAACCGGGAACGCGCCTGGCTGCCGCTGCGCGGCCGGTTCGCCGGCCGCACGGTCGTCGACGTGGACGACTTCGAGGACGTGCTCATCCGCCGCTGGCGGCGACTCGGCCGCGGCGTGTGGGGCGTGCCGCTGACGCCGTGGCAGCGCGTGCAGGCGCGCCGGTCGATCGCCTGGTGGGGCCGGGTCCACCGGCGGGTGGCGCGGGAGGTGGACGTGGCCGTGGTCGCCTGCGCCGCCGACGCCGCCCGGCTGGACGCCGGGCGAACGGTGGTGGTGCCGAACACCTACCCCGCCCGTCCGCCGGTGCCGCGGAGCGCCGGCTGCGGCGCGACCATCCTGTTCCAGGGCTCCTTCGACTGGGCGCCGAACGCGCACGCCGCCCGCTGGCTGACCGGTGAGATCCTGCCGCGGATCCGCGCGCGGGTGCCGGACGCCAGGGTGGTGCTGGCGGGCAGGTCCACCCCGGAGGTCGACGCACTGGCCGGTCCGCACGTCACGGTGACCGGCGCGGTCCCGAGCATGACGCCGTACCTGCGGGCCGCCGACCTGGTCGTGGTCCCGCTGCGGGTGGGCAGCGGGACCCGCATCAAGATCCTCGAAGCGTTCGCGCACGGTGTGCCGGTGGTCAGCACCACGATCGGCGCCGAGGGCCTCGACGTCGTCGCCGGCGAGCACCTGGCCGTCGCCGACACCGCCGACGGCCTGGCCCGGCACTGCGTGGACCTGCTCACCGACCGGTCGCGCAGGGACGCGATGGCCGCCGCCGCGAGCCGCCTGCACCTCGACCGGTACCTGCCCGAGCACGCGGCCGCCCTCGTCCGGCGGGCGGCCGAGCGGGCCGCCGCAGGTCAGGGCCTGCGGGCGAACCACCGCCCGGCCCCACGCACCCCATGA
- a CDS encoding MATE family efflux transporter, translating to MSDLTRGPILNGIVQIAAPLALANLLQQGYLLVDSMVVGRYVGVTGLAAMGAAQPLYAILTSLFTGVSNAFAVRLGHQAGAGRRDDPGTLLALAVCTAAWSAICAVAAVLLAEPLLALTGVTGQVAAEARTFAVTLCSGMVAIYALGAVCAVLTGRGDARRATALMITASVLNALFAWLFVGPWRLGIAGAALAVLAANALTAAAGLAGLVREQRRRPTGAVPVTAAAVRAEVRHGLTIGTPMAVQYLLIGVGVLALVWIVTPFGEATLAALTVVARLELLTSALFLSLSSALMVFTAQNTGAGRTARVREGTRRAVWLGIALTALVSVLLVAGRGPIAALFSGGHETQAVTERYILITSPFFVCYTLMVVLHGWFNGIARTVVPLICTVTSLGVVRLPLSYLLGQAWGVDGVIWATVIGWAVGLAYTLVATRQAVAAPPPPAEKAVQPDDAARR from the coding sequence GTGTCGGACCTCACGCGGGGCCCGATCCTGAACGGCATCGTCCAGATCGCGGCCCCGCTGGCCCTGGCCAATCTGCTCCAGCAGGGCTACCTGCTGGTCGACAGCATGGTCGTCGGGCGGTACGTGGGCGTCACCGGACTGGCCGCGATGGGCGCGGCGCAGCCGCTGTACGCGATCCTGACCTCGCTGTTCACCGGTGTCTCCAACGCGTTCGCGGTACGGCTCGGGCACCAGGCCGGCGCCGGGCGGCGCGACGATCCCGGCACGCTGCTGGCGCTCGCGGTCTGCACCGCGGCGTGGTCGGCGATCTGCGCCGTCGCCGCGGTGCTGCTCGCGGAGCCACTGCTGGCGCTGACCGGGGTGACCGGTCAGGTCGCCGCCGAGGCGCGCACGTTCGCGGTGACGCTGTGCTCGGGCATGGTCGCGATCTACGCGCTCGGCGCGGTGTGCGCGGTGCTGACCGGCCGCGGCGACGCCCGCCGCGCCACCGCCCTGATGATCACCGCGAGCGTGCTGAACGCGCTGTTCGCCTGGTTGTTCGTGGGCCCCTGGCGGCTCGGGATCGCAGGCGCGGCGCTCGCCGTGCTGGCCGCCAACGCGCTGACCGCGGCGGCCGGCCTGGCCGGCCTGGTGCGCGAGCAGCGGCGGCGGCCGACCGGGGCGGTCCCGGTCACCGCCGCCGCGGTGCGCGCCGAGGTGCGGCACGGCCTGACCATCGGCACCCCGATGGCCGTGCAGTACCTGCTGATCGGCGTCGGCGTGCTGGCCCTGGTGTGGATCGTCACGCCGTTCGGGGAGGCGACCCTCGCGGCGCTCACCGTGGTCGCCCGGCTGGAGCTGCTGACCAGCGCGCTGTTCCTCTCCCTGTCCAGTGCGCTGATGGTGTTCACCGCGCAGAACACCGGCGCCGGCCGGACCGCGCGCGTCCGCGAGGGGACACGCCGCGCCGTGTGGCTGGGCATCGCGCTGACCGCGCTGGTGTCCGTGCTGCTGGTCGCCGGACGCGGGCCGATCGCCGCGCTGTTCTCCGGCGGCCACGAGACACAGGCGGTGACGGAGCGGTACATCCTCATCACGTCACCGTTCTTCGTGTGCTACACGCTGATGGTCGTGCTGCACGGCTGGTTCAACGGCATCGCCCGCACCGTCGTGCCGTTGATCTGCACGGTGACGTCGCTGGGCGTGGTGCGGCTGCCGCTGTCGTACCTCCTGGGGCAGGCGTGGGGCGTCGACGGCGTCATCTGGGCGACGGTGATCGGCTGGGCCGTCGGACTGGCCTACACGCTGGTGGCCACCCGGCAGGCGGTGGCCGCGCCGCCGCCACCGGCGGAGAAGGCCGTCCAACCCGACGACGCGGCCAGAAGGTAG
- a CDS encoding SDR family NAD(P)-dependent oxidoreductase, with protein sequence MTTDIAVIGLSVEVPDAPDQHAFWDVVRTGRSLTRPFPAQRRREVEEYLRYHRESALVPDADERVEFHDGSFLDRVDLFDHAFFGMTPKQAAVTDPHQRLVLRTMYRALEDAGYVGERLAGSRTGVYVGYAGNPGWSYMEYFCRIDPALGQLGITGNIVTMLANRLSYLFDLRGPSMVIDSACSASLLALHQARGALLLGDCEMAVVAGTRIVLAPMRHPHTRIGIESSDGVTRTFDESADGTGFGEGSGAVVLKRLDRALADGDQVYAVIKGSAVNHDGRSEMMTAPDARAQAELLQDAWRDAGVDPRTIGYLEVHGTATRVGDPIEFEGLRRAFASRTDDRRFCAVGTVKANIGHLFEGSGVMGVIKAALALRHRVIPPLANYAQPNKAIDLDDGPVYVPLEAREWPDGNGPRRAGVSAFGLGGTNAHVVLEEFQAPSPAESAEDRRPYLFTLSAQSPASLGRLVTRYREAIDDGRIAGGVRDVCWTSNTSRAGHRHRLAYSVADLPALRAALAATEAGEVPDAAGTEEARRWVGGAEVDLRAQYDGQPPRTVHLPPYEFDETRAWIDFPETWRDRFALAAPRTEHPLTHEAGFAPAPLAESGGPSAHVMALVGPAAVDAVAAALPPDAVLRTPGGTDAEPDRLAEELVDEGYTHLVYALAFDDESAADPAELDRRVDEHLIGLFRLAKALMHAGAGIDLVVLTRRALAVVPGESGVVAEHAALAGLAKGIAREYPYLSVRLLDVDDAVPAALLREEILATQSGVYALRGTEKYRESFAELPEVPAVRDAYLRPGGAYLITGGLGGIGLETARHFAASAPDVHLYLLGRTALPPEAEWDAVAADPQHPAAARVTAVREIAELGATVHPVAADVADEAALADLLAAIRAAHGRLDGVVHAAGVPGDNLIAYRDADGFASVLRPKLRGAFLLHHLTRDDRPDFVLHMSSVAAVFPALGQADYAAANFYLDHLARTLDTPEHRVVSVQWVAWREIGMAVAAGTNEDLAFRSLRTRTGLDLIDAALRGGRAGFFAGEVNYGSDLMSVLPTYHVALSPEIEHKIDTGIAELAERTRQNLARVREAVEATEVRLTGRPDGDYTERERMVGRCLAHTLGHPTIDVHADFRDLGADSIMALTIGNSISACLGRQFDTVDLMSERTVAAVGRLIETKYDTDAPDADGDDDAWLDDLLTTPGD encoded by the coding sequence ATGACCACGGACATCGCTGTCATCGGACTGTCCGTCGAAGTGCCGGACGCGCCGGACCAGCACGCGTTCTGGGACGTCGTCCGCACCGGCCGCAGCCTCACCCGGCCGTTCCCGGCGCAGCGGCGCCGGGAGGTCGAGGAGTACCTGCGCTACCACCGGGAGTCGGCGCTGGTGCCGGACGCCGACGAGCGCGTCGAGTTCCACGACGGCAGCTTCCTGGACCGGGTGGACCTGTTCGACCACGCCTTCTTCGGCATGACCCCGAAGCAGGCCGCGGTCACCGACCCGCACCAGCGCCTGGTCCTGCGCACGATGTACCGCGCGCTGGAGGACGCCGGCTACGTCGGGGAGCGGCTGGCCGGCAGCCGCACCGGCGTGTACGTCGGCTACGCGGGCAACCCCGGCTGGTCGTACATGGAGTACTTCTGCCGCATCGACCCCGCGCTGGGGCAGCTCGGCATCACCGGCAACATCGTCACGATGCTGGCCAACCGGCTCTCCTACCTGTTCGACCTGCGCGGCCCCAGCATGGTGATCGACAGCGCCTGCTCGGCCTCGCTCCTGGCGCTGCACCAGGCCAGGGGCGCGCTGCTGCTGGGCGACTGCGAGATGGCCGTGGTGGCCGGCACCCGGATCGTGCTGGCGCCGATGCGGCACCCGCACACCCGGATCGGCATCGAGTCCTCCGACGGCGTGACCCGCACGTTCGACGAGAGCGCGGACGGCACCGGCTTCGGCGAGGGTTCCGGGGCGGTCGTGCTCAAGCGGCTGGACCGGGCGCTGGCGGACGGCGACCAGGTGTACGCGGTCATCAAGGGCAGCGCGGTCAACCACGACGGCCGGTCCGAGATGATGACCGCGCCGGACGCCCGGGCCCAGGCCGAGCTGCTCCAGGATGCGTGGCGGGACGCCGGCGTGGATCCGCGCACGATCGGCTACCTGGAGGTGCACGGCACCGCCACCCGGGTCGGCGACCCGATCGAGTTCGAGGGGCTGCGGCGGGCGTTCGCCTCCCGGACCGACGACCGGCGGTTCTGCGCGGTGGGCACGGTGAAGGCGAACATCGGCCACCTCTTCGAGGGCTCGGGCGTGATGGGCGTGATCAAGGCCGCGCTCGCGCTGCGGCACCGCGTGATCCCGCCACTGGCCAACTACGCGCAGCCGAACAAGGCGATCGATCTCGACGACGGCCCGGTGTACGTGCCGCTGGAGGCGCGCGAGTGGCCGGACGGGAACGGCCCGCGCCGCGCCGGGGTCAGCGCCTTCGGACTCGGCGGGACCAACGCGCACGTCGTGCTGGAGGAGTTCCAGGCGCCCTCGCCGGCGGAGTCCGCGGAAGACCGGCGGCCCTACCTGTTCACCCTCAGCGCGCAGAGCCCGGCGTCCCTCGGCCGGCTGGTCACCCGCTACCGCGAGGCGATCGACGACGGCCGGATCGCCGGCGGTGTCCGGGACGTCTGCTGGACCTCCAACACCTCCCGCGCCGGACACCGCCACCGGCTCGCCTACTCGGTCGCCGACCTGCCCGCCCTGCGGGCGGCGCTGGCGGCCACCGAGGCCGGTGAGGTGCCGGACGCCGCCGGCACCGAGGAAGCCCGCCGCTGGGTCGGCGGCGCCGAGGTCGACCTGCGCGCACAGTACGACGGGCAGCCCCCGCGGACCGTGCACCTGCCGCCGTACGAGTTCGACGAGACCCGGGCCTGGATCGACTTCCCCGAGACCTGGCGCGACCGGTTCGCGCTGGCCGCGCCCCGGACCGAGCACCCGCTGACCCACGAGGCGGGGTTCGCGCCGGCGCCGCTCGCGGAGTCCGGCGGCCCGTCGGCCCACGTGATGGCGCTGGTGGGCCCGGCCGCGGTCGACGCCGTGGCCGCCGCCCTGCCGCCGGACGCGGTGCTGCGCACGCCGGGCGGCACGGACGCCGAGCCGGACCGGCTCGCCGAGGAGCTCGTCGACGAGGGATACACCCACCTGGTGTACGCGCTGGCCTTCGACGACGAGTCGGCGGCCGACCCCGCGGAACTGGACCGCCGCGTCGACGAGCACCTGATCGGCCTCTTCCGGCTGGCCAAGGCGCTGATGCACGCGGGCGCGGGGATCGACCTGGTGGTGCTCACCCGGCGGGCGCTGGCGGTCGTGCCCGGCGAGTCCGGTGTGGTCGCGGAACACGCGGCGCTCGCCGGCCTGGCCAAGGGGATCGCCCGGGAGTACCCGTACCTGAGCGTCCGGCTGCTCGACGTCGACGACGCGGTGCCGGCCGCGCTGCTGCGCGAGGAGATCCTCGCCACGCAGTCCGGCGTGTACGCGCTGCGCGGCACGGAGAAGTACCGCGAGTCCTTCGCCGAACTGCCGGAGGTGCCGGCGGTCCGCGACGCCTACCTGCGGCCCGGCGGCGCCTACCTGATCACCGGCGGCCTCGGCGGCATCGGTCTGGAGACGGCCCGGCACTTCGCGGCCTCGGCCCCCGACGTCCACCTGTACCTGCTCGGCCGCACCGCCCTGCCGCCCGAGGCCGAGTGGGACGCGGTCGCCGCCGACCCGCAGCACCCCGCCGCGGCGCGCGTCACGGCGGTCCGCGAGATCGCCGAGCTCGGCGCCACCGTGCACCCGGTGGCCGCCGACGTCGCCGACGAGGCCGCCCTGGCCGACCTGCTCGCCGCGATCCGCGCCGCGCACGGCCGGCTGGACGGCGTCGTGCACGCCGCCGGCGTGCCCGGCGACAACCTCATCGCGTACCGCGACGCCGACGGGTTCGCCTCGGTACTGCGGCCCAAGCTGCGCGGTGCGTTCCTGCTGCACCACCTGACCCGGGACGACCGGCCCGACTTCGTGCTGCACATGTCCTCGGTGGCCGCGGTGTTCCCGGCGCTCGGGCAGGCCGACTACGCGGCCGCCAACTTCTACCTGGACCACCTGGCCCGCACGCTGGACACGCCGGAGCACCGGGTCGTGAGCGTGCAGTGGGTGGCCTGGCGGGAGATCGGCATGGCGGTCGCCGCCGGCACCAACGAGGACCTGGCGTTCCGCTCGCTGCGCACCCGCACCGGCCTCGACCTGATCGACGCCGCCCTGCGCGGGGGCCGGGCCGGCTTCTTCGCCGGCGAGGTCAACTACGGCAGCGACCTGATGAGCGTGCTGCCTACGTACCACGTGGCCCTCTCCCCGGAGATCGAGCACAAGATCGACACCGGGATCGCGGAGCTCGCGGAGCGGACCCGGCAGAACCTGGCGCGGGTGCGCGAGGCCGTGGAGGCCACCGAGGTGCGACTCACCGGGCGCCCGGACGGCGACTACACCGAACGGGAACGGATGGTCGGCCGCTGCCTGGCGCACACCCTCGGGCACCCGACGATCGACGTCCACGCCGACTTCCGGGACCTGGGCGCGGACTCGATCATGGCGCTGACCATCGGCAACAGCATCTCCGCCTGCCTGGGCCGCCAGTTCGACACCGTCGACCTGATGAGCGAGCGCACTGTGGCCGCCGTCGGCCGGCTCATCGAGACCAAGTACGACACGGACGCGCCGGACGCCGACGGCGATGACGACGCGTGGCTCGACGACCTGCTGACCACACCCGGAGACTGA